A region of Chitinophaga horti DNA encodes the following proteins:
- a CDS encoding dihydroorotase, with translation MQNYLIRNIAVVNEGRTQVQDVLLRNGRIEKLAPQINEKSNYTEINGEGKHLLPGAIDDQVHFREPGLTHKANIHSEARAAVAGGVTTFMEMPNTKPEAITQERLEEKYNIAANTSIANYSFFMGVSNDNAEEVLRTNEKKDRVCGVKIFMGSSTGNMLVDNFVTLNKIFSGTELLIATHCEDEKIIRDNMEQFKRNKGDNLSASDHPLIRNEEACFESSFTAVQLAKKYDSRLHILHISTEKELQLFSNMLPLAEKRITAEVCVHHLWFSADDYAQYGNLIKCNPAIKAPKHREALWKALVDDRLDIIATDHAPHTWEEKQQPYLQSPSGVPLVQHTVLMMLEAVKQGRFTIEKMVEKMSHAPAICFKIRDRGYIREGYFADVVIADLNAGTKVSKENIYYHCGWSPFEGHQFSAGLTHTFVNGHLAYENGQFNESEKGQRITFAR, from the coding sequence ATGCAGAATTATTTGATCAGGAATATTGCGGTAGTTAATGAAGGCCGCACGCAGGTACAGGACGTACTGCTTCGCAACGGGCGCATTGAAAAACTCGCGCCGCAAATCAATGAAAAAAGTAATTATACGGAGATCAATGGCGAAGGCAAACATTTGCTGCCCGGCGCCATCGACGACCAGGTGCACTTCCGGGAGCCGGGCCTGACCCACAAAGCCAACATCCACTCCGAAGCCCGCGCAGCGGTAGCTGGCGGTGTTACTACCTTTATGGAGATGCCCAACACCAAACCAGAAGCCATTACACAGGAGCGCCTCGAAGAGAAATACAACATCGCGGCCAATACTTCCATCGCCAACTACTCCTTCTTCATGGGCGTGAGCAACGACAACGCGGAAGAAGTACTGCGCACCAACGAAAAGAAAGACCGTGTATGCGGTGTAAAAATATTCATGGGTTCCTCTACCGGCAATATGCTGGTGGACAACTTCGTGACGCTGAACAAAATATTCTCCGGTACCGAGTTGCTGATTGCCACCCATTGCGAGGATGAAAAGATTATCCGCGACAACATGGAGCAGTTCAAGCGCAATAAAGGCGATAACCTGTCAGCCTCCGATCACCCGCTGATCCGTAACGAAGAAGCCTGTTTTGAGTCTTCATTTACCGCCGTACAGCTGGCGAAGAAATACGACAGCCGCCTGCACATCCTGCACATCTCTACAGAAAAAGAATTGCAGCTGTTCAGCAACATGCTGCCGCTGGCGGAAAAACGTATCACCGCAGAAGTTTGCGTACACCACCTTTGGTTTAGCGCCGACGACTACGCACAATACGGCAACCTGATCAAATGTAACCCGGCCATCAAAGCACCCAAACACCGCGAAGCGTTGTGGAAAGCGCTGGTGGACGATCGCCTGGACATTATCGCCACCGACCACGCTCCGCACACCTGGGAAGAGAAACAACAACCTTATTTGCAGTCCCCCTCCGGCGTGCCATTAGTACAACATACCGTGCTGATGATGCTGGAAGCCGTGAAGCAGGGCCGCTTCACCATCGAAAAGATGGTAGAGAAAATGAGTCACGCCCCGGCAATCTGTTTTAAGATCAGAGACCGTGGCTATATCCGTGAAGGCTACTTTGCAGACGTGGTGATCGCTGATCTGAATGCAGGCACAAAAGTGAGCAAAGAAAATATTTACTACCACTGCGGATGGAGCCCTTTCGAAGGCCACCAGTTCTCCGCGGGGCTTACACACACTTTTGTGAACGGGCATCTCGCTTATGAAAACGGCCAGTTTAACGAAAGTGAAAAAGGTCAGCGTATTACTTTTGCGAGATAA
- the ubiE gene encoding bifunctional demethylmenaquinone methyltransferase/2-methoxy-6-polyprenyl-1,4-benzoquinol methylase UbiE, which produces MANIETVQKVIPFKESKLSKKEQIASMFDQIAFRYDFLNHFMSLGIDRIWRRIALNKLKSLAPKTMLDVATGTGDFAILAEKRLRPEKITGIDISEGMLQIGRQKVEKLGLSDKITLQSGDSETISFPDATFDAITVAFGVRNFENLEKGLSEMRRVLKPGGKVVILEFSNPTVFPVKQLYNFYFRYITPLIGKYVAKSEAAYSYLPDSVKAFPQGKAMVSILNGIGYQSVTCKTLTFGICSVYCATR; this is translated from the coding sequence ATGGCAAATATCGAGACAGTTCAAAAAGTGATTCCTTTCAAGGAGTCAAAATTAAGCAAGAAGGAGCAGATAGCGAGCATGTTTGACCAGATCGCGTTCAGGTACGACTTCCTGAACCACTTTATGTCGCTCGGAATTGACCGTATCTGGCGACGTATAGCCCTCAACAAACTGAAGTCCCTGGCGCCTAAAACCATGCTGGACGTGGCAACCGGCACAGGCGATTTTGCCATCCTGGCCGAAAAACGCCTTCGTCCCGAAAAAATTACCGGTATCGATATTTCTGAAGGCATGCTGCAGATAGGCCGCCAGAAAGTAGAAAAACTGGGTCTCAGCGACAAGATCACCCTTCAGTCGGGCGATAGCGAAACAATAAGTTTCCCCGATGCAACGTTTGATGCCATAACAGTTGCCTTTGGAGTACGCAATTTCGAAAACCTTGAAAAAGGCCTGTCAGAAATGAGGCGTGTACTGAAGCCGGGCGGTAAAGTAGTGATCCTGGAATTTTCCAACCCTACCGTATTTCCTGTGAAACAGCTGTATAATTTTTATTTCCGCTACATTACCCCACTCATCGGGAAATATGTAGCCAAAAGCGAAGCCGCCTACAGTTATCTCCCCGACTCCGTAAAAGCTTTTCCGCAGGGGAAAGCCATGGTGAGCATCCTGAATGGAATTGGCTATCAGTCTGTTACATGCAAAACACTAACTTTCGGCATATGTTCCGTTTATTGCGCTACCCGATAG
- a CDS encoding ABC transporter ATP-binding protein — MRLLLSYLKNYKWLIVLALLLATINQVFSLLDPYIFGKIVDRFASHPTTESPAGVVPEVPRSKYDYLIGIGLLLLASIGVAMVSRIAKAFQDYFVNVIIQKFGAKVYTDGLRHSLRLPYQQFEDQRSGETLAVLQKVRLDSEKFITMFINVLFTSLVGVVFVMIYAFTVHWTLVPVYFIGSFLLAMVISFLSRKIKTIQKTIVKETTMLAGATTESLRNIELVKSLGLTHQEIRRLNSTTMKILMLELKKVRSVRSINFVQGTFVNLLRSAILFLLLYMLYGPPGAATASLGQLFTLQLYSFFIFGPMQELGNIILAYRETQVSLANFEKILATPVEVTPSDPVRLSAIDELSFKNVGFQHLTAKTKALDNISFTVNTGETIAFVGPSGSGKTTLVKLLVGLYRPMEGRILYNNIDTDQIDIEELRHQIGFVTQDTQLFSGTIKENMLFVNPRATDEQIMDALTKASAFSLLARAENGIDTVIGEGGIKISGGEKQRLSIARALLRHPRLLVFDEATSALDSLTEEQITQTVRNVTSSKEHITVMIAHRLSTIMHADRIYVLEKGRITETGDHYTLLAEKGLYYAMWRQQIGEKKDDAVAEVK; from the coding sequence ATGCGACTATTGCTTTCTTATCTCAAAAACTATAAGTGGCTGATTGTATTGGCGTTGTTGCTGGCCACGATAAACCAGGTATTCTCCTTACTGGACCCATATATCTTCGGAAAAATCGTAGACCGCTTCGCCTCTCACCCCACTACCGAATCGCCTGCCGGCGTAGTGCCGGAGGTGCCCCGCAGTAAGTATGACTACCTGATCGGGATCGGATTATTATTACTGGCCTCCATTGGCGTGGCCATGGTCTCCCGCATAGCGAAAGCCTTCCAGGACTATTTTGTGAACGTGATTATCCAGAAGTTTGGCGCGAAAGTGTATACAGACGGGTTGCGGCACTCCCTGCGACTGCCCTACCAGCAGTTCGAAGACCAACGGAGTGGCGAAACACTGGCAGTGCTGCAGAAGGTGCGGCTGGACAGTGAAAAGTTCATCACCATGTTCATCAACGTACTCTTTACATCCCTCGTGGGTGTGGTCTTCGTAATGATCTATGCGTTTACGGTACACTGGACGCTCGTTCCGGTATACTTCATCGGCAGCTTTCTGCTGGCCATGGTAATCAGCTTCCTAAGCCGTAAGATCAAAACCATTCAGAAAACCATCGTAAAGGAAACCACCATGCTGGCCGGTGCCACCACGGAATCTTTACGCAACATCGAACTGGTGAAAAGTCTCGGCTTAACACACCAGGAAATCAGGCGGCTCAACTCCACCACGATGAAGATCCTCATGCTCGAACTGAAGAAGGTACGCAGCGTACGATCCATCAACTTCGTACAGGGTACGTTCGTGAACCTGTTGCGCTCGGCCATCTTGTTCCTGCTGCTGTATATGTTGTACGGTCCGCCAGGTGCTGCTACGGCTTCACTCGGTCAGCTGTTCACGTTGCAGCTTTACTCCTTCTTCATCTTCGGCCCCATGCAGGAGCTGGGCAACATCATCCTGGCTTACCGCGAAACGCAGGTGTCATTAGCCAACTTTGAGAAGATACTGGCTACGCCGGTAGAGGTAACACCATCAGACCCGGTACGCCTTTCCGCCATCGACGAGCTGTCGTTCAAGAACGTAGGCTTTCAACACCTGACGGCGAAAACGAAGGCACTCGACAATATCAGCTTCACCGTTAATACCGGCGAAACAATTGCGTTTGTCGGCCCCTCAGGCTCCGGCAAAACCACGCTGGTAAAACTGCTCGTAGGCTTGTATCGCCCAATGGAAGGCCGCATCCTGTACAACAACATCGATACCGACCAGATTGATATTGAGGAACTGCGCCACCAGATAGGTTTCGTAACGCAGGACACGCAACTGTTTTCGGGCACGATCAAAGAGAATATGTTGTTCGTAAACCCACGCGCTACCGATGAACAGATCATGGATGCGCTTACCAAAGCATCGGCATTCAGTTTGCTGGCAAGGGCCGAGAACGGCATCGATACCGTGATTGGTGAGGGCGGCATCAAGATATCAGGCGGAGAAAAACAAAGGTTGTCAATTGCCCGCGCTTTGCTGCGCCACCCGCGCCTGCTGGTATTTGATGAAGCTACCTCCGCGCTCGACTCGTTAACGGAAGAGCAGATCACGCAAACAGTGAGGAATGTCACTTCTTCCAAAGAACATATCACGGTGATGATCGCGCACCGTTTGTCGACCATCATGCACGCCGACCGCATATACGTACTGGAGAAAGGGCGTATTACCGAAACAGGCGACCACTATACGCTGCTGGCCGAAAAGGGACTCTACTACGCGATGTGGCGGCAACAGATCGGTGAGAAGAAAGATGATGCTGTGGCAGAGGTGAAATAA
- a CDS encoding DUF983 domain-containing protein, with product MSKKPNYILSLLQMRCPRCRKGHMYRTRNPFHWRFSRIFDMHDHCPVCKQKFELETGFWFGTGYVSYALSVAFSVFNLIWYWLFFGLSWRDNSIMIWLAVNGVILLVFQPWLMRISRVIYLYFFVYYNEETADLPDEK from the coding sequence ATGAGCAAGAAACCAAATTACATTCTGAGCCTGCTTCAAATGCGTTGTCCGCGTTGCCGGAAAGGGCACATGTATCGCACGCGCAATCCTTTTCACTGGAGGTTTTCGCGGATATTCGACATGCACGATCACTGCCCGGTATGTAAGCAAAAGTTCGAACTCGAAACGGGTTTCTGGTTTGGTACCGGCTATGTTAGTTATGCTTTGAGCGTTGCCTTCTCCGTTTTTAACCTGATATGGTACTGGTTATTTTTCGGACTTAGCTGGCGCGATAACAGCATTATGATATGGCTGGCCGTAAACGGTGTAATACTCCTGGTATTCCAGCCATGGCTCATGCGTATTTCCCGTGTCATATACCTGTACTTCTTCGTGTATTACAATGAAGAAACAGCTGATCTGCCAGACGAAAAGTAA
- a CDS encoding YifB family Mg chelatase-like AAA ATPase: MLIKTFGSAVFGIDAITISIEVNVMQGSKFFMVGLPDNAVKESQYRIESVIKNIGFRMPRLRTIVNLAPAAIRKAGAAYDLPIALGIVAASKQVTLKDNPEQYIIMGELSLDGVLKPVRGALPMALQARKEGFKGMILPQQNAREAAMITQLNVYGAQHIKEVLDFFEGTRPLEATIVQPREAFFASQYDFDIDFSEVKGQQNIKRALEIAAAGGHNAILIGPPGAGKTMLARRMPTILPPLSLQEALETTRIHSVAGKLPEHATLVSRRPFRSPHHTISDVALVGGGGGIPQPGEISLAHNGILFLDELPEFKRGVLEVMRQPIEERKVTISRARMAIDYPAGFMLLASMNPCPCGYFNHPDKDCSCPPGLVQKYFSKISGPLLDRIDLHVEVTPVVFSDDLSGQAAETSAAIRERVIAARLLQSQRFGEEEGVHCNAQMSTRLLRKYCVLNDAGSTLLRNAIQRLNLSARAYDRILKVSRTVADLAGSPHIEPQHVAAAIQYRSLDRQGWMM, encoded by the coding sequence ATGTTGATCAAAACCTTTGGCAGTGCAGTTTTTGGGATTGATGCCATTACCATATCGATAGAAGTAAACGTGATGCAGGGCTCCAAATTTTTCATGGTAGGCCTGCCGGATAATGCGGTGAAAGAAAGTCAGTACAGGATAGAATCGGTCATTAAAAATATAGGGTTCCGTATGCCGCGTTTGCGGACGATCGTAAACCTGGCGCCCGCAGCTATCCGCAAGGCGGGTGCCGCTTACGATCTGCCGATTGCGCTGGGCATTGTGGCCGCTTCAAAACAGGTAACGTTAAAAGATAATCCCGAACAATACATCATCATGGGCGAGCTTTCGCTCGATGGTGTCCTCAAACCTGTGAGAGGCGCACTGCCCATGGCTTTGCAGGCGCGCAAAGAGGGCTTTAAGGGTATGATACTTCCGCAACAGAATGCACGCGAGGCAGCGATGATAACTCAGCTGAACGTATATGGCGCGCAGCATATCAAAGAGGTACTTGACTTCTTCGAAGGTACGCGTCCATTGGAAGCGACCATCGTACAACCCCGGGAAGCCTTCTTTGCTTCTCAATATGATTTTGATATTGATTTTTCAGAAGTGAAGGGCCAACAAAATATTAAACGCGCGCTGGAGATCGCGGCCGCAGGCGGACATAATGCCATATTGATTGGTCCGCCCGGTGCGGGCAAAACCATGTTAGCCCGCAGAATGCCGACGATATTGCCACCACTCAGTTTACAGGAAGCGCTGGAAACAACGCGCATCCATTCTGTGGCAGGCAAACTACCCGAGCACGCAACGCTGGTATCCCGCCGCCCCTTCCGTTCGCCACATCACACGATCAGCGATGTGGCGCTGGTAGGTGGCGGTGGTGGTATCCCGCAGCCAGGCGAAATATCACTTGCACATAACGGCATTCTTTTCCTGGATGAGCTGCCCGAGTTCAAACGCGGTGTGCTCGAAGTAATGCGACAACCGATCGAAGAACGTAAAGTCACGATATCGCGGGCACGCATGGCCATCGACTATCCTGCCGGGTTCATGTTGCTCGCTTCGATGAACCCGTGCCCCTGCGGCTATTTCAATCACCCGGATAAAGACTGCAGCTGCCCGCCAGGCTTGGTACAAAAGTATTTCTCAAAAATATCCGGTCCGCTGCTCGATCGTATAGACTTGCACGTAGAAGTGACGCCGGTGGTGTTTTCAGATGATTTGTCAGGACAGGCGGCCGAAACCAGCGCAGCCATCCGCGAACGTGTGATCGCTGCCCGCCTGTTACAGTCGCAACGTTTCGGGGAGGAAGAAGGCGTTCATTGCAACGCTCAAATGAGTACCCGGCTGCTGAGGAAGTATTGTGTGTTGAATGATGCAGGCAGCACGTTGTTAAGAAATGCTATACAACGTTTAAATCTATCGGCCCGTGCATACGACAGGATATTGAAGGTAAGCCGTACCGTGGCAGACCTGGCTGGCAGTCCACACATAGAACCGCAGCATGTGGCCGCTGCGATACAGTATCGCAGTTTGGACAGGCAGGGGTGGATGATGTAG
- the yihA gene encoding ribosome biogenesis GTP-binding protein YihA/YsxC has product MEMIIKSAEYIISSPDWEKCPAPDLPEYAFIGRSNVGKSSLINMLTGREKLAKTSGTPGKTQLINHFLINKQWYIVDLPGYGFAKVSQSQRRQWSQMIENYLRKRTNLVNIFVLIDSRHTPQQIDIDFVNQLGEWQVPFSLVFTKADKSTQLEVSRNIKAFLNKLRENWEFLPAHYVTSTVKRMGRDKILEFVDELNARFRGLA; this is encoded by the coding sequence ATGGAAATGATCATCAAATCAGCAGAATATATTATCAGCAGCCCCGATTGGGAAAAATGCCCTGCGCCCGACCTGCCGGAATACGCCTTCATCGGTCGCTCCAATGTGGGCAAGTCCTCGCTGATCAATATGCTGACGGGCCGTGAAAAGCTGGCAAAAACATCGGGTACGCCGGGTAAAACACAGCTAATCAACCACTTCCTCATCAACAAACAATGGTACATTGTCGATTTGCCAGGGTACGGCTTCGCCAAGGTGTCCCAGTCACAGCGTCGCCAGTGGAGCCAGATGATCGAGAACTACCTGCGTAAAAGAACCAACCTGGTAAACATTTTTGTACTTATCGACAGTCGCCATACGCCACAGCAAATTGATATCGACTTTGTAAACCAGCTCGGTGAATGGCAGGTGCCTTTCAGCCTCGTGTTTACCAAAGCTGACAAATCCACGCAGCTGGAGGTGAGCCGCAACATCAAAGCATTCCTGAACAAACTGCGCGAAAACTGGGAATTCCTTCCGGCGCACTATGTAACTTCTACCGTAAAAAGAATGGGAAGAGATAAGATACTCGAGTTCGTAGATGAGTTAAACGCGAGGTTCCGGGGGCTGGCATAA
- a CDS encoding porin family protein, which translates to MFRLLRYPIGLLILCLTYLPASAQLNMEEHDQKPYYFGITLATNQSNFKLYHSDRFLSQDTVMVIEPLKTIGFNLGLLANLRLNRRFDLRFNPQLVFASKNLYYKEQYPSVETEKNIESILLSFPLQIKFKSDRIRNMRVYTIAGMKYDYDLASNARARRAEDLVKVKKGDYGYEVGAGFEFYFQSFIFAPEFKISNGLGDVHVRDNNLRYSNNMGELKSRMIVFSIHLEG; encoded by the coding sequence ATGTTCCGTTTATTGCGCTACCCGATAGGGTTGCTTATCCTGTGTTTAACCTATTTACCGGCAAGTGCGCAGCTGAACATGGAAGAACATGATCAAAAGCCCTACTACTTCGGTATTACCCTAGCTACTAACCAGTCGAACTTCAAACTTTACCACTCCGACCGCTTCCTTAGCCAGGATACGGTGATGGTAATAGAACCGCTTAAAACCATTGGTTTTAACCTCGGTTTGCTGGCTAACCTGCGCCTGAACAGGCGTTTCGACCTGCGTTTTAATCCGCAGCTGGTATTTGCTTCCAAGAACCTGTACTATAAAGAACAATACCCTTCCGTAGAAACGGAAAAGAACATCGAATCGATCCTGCTGAGTTTTCCCCTCCAGATCAAGTTTAAGTCCGACCGCATCCGTAACATGCGTGTATACACGATTGCCGGTATGAAGTACGACTATGACCTCGCTTCCAACGCCAGGGCCCGCCGGGCGGAGGATCTCGTCAAGGTAAAAAAAGGAGACTACGGCTATGAGGTAGGTGCGGGCTTCGAGTTCTATTTCCAGAGCTTCATTTTTGCCCCCGAGTTTAAGATCAGTAACGGCCTGGGCGACGTACACGTGCGCGATAACAACCTTCGCTACTCCAACAACATGGGAGAGCTGAAAAGCCGTATGATCGTATTTTCCATCCACCTCGAAGGTTGA
- a CDS encoding elongation factor G produces the protein MKMYDEKHVKNIVLIGAAKSGKTTLAEAMLFEAGIIAKRGAVEERNTVSDYHEVEHERGNSVYATCMHTEWRDYKINIIDTPGLEDFAGEVTAAVRVCDTAVLLLNAEYGVETGTVVIWDYVDRYRKPTILAVNHLDGEHANFQQVAEQARQRFGSAVTVMQYPVNQGPGFNAIIDLLKMTLYRFPEGGGKPEKLPIPPEEAETAARLHNELVEKAAENDDALMEKYFEQGNLDEDELREGLKIGMMRHQVFPLFCLSARHNMGSGRLMGFIDNVAPSAMDMPAELTTDGREIKCDAAGPVCLFVFRTLLEPHIGRLSFFKVISGEVKAGMELYNQKTSTTERLNQLFIADGKNRQNVEKLRAGDIGCTLKLKNTFTDHTLADKGAALEVAPLHFPAPKVRTAIVAKNKSDDEKLGEVLAEIHMEDPTLEVEYNRELRQVILHGQGDLHLAITRWRLEHIYHMQVEYLPARIPYRETIQKQAQASYRHKKQSGGAGQFGEVFMKIEPYFDGMPPLKEHPVRETEEIVLSWGGKLVFNNCIVGGAIDNRFLPAILKGIMEKMQEGPLTGSYVRDVRVSVYDGKMHPVDSNDISFKIAGMMAFRDAFHQAAPQLLEPVFDLEAIAPDTMMGDMMSELQSHRSLITGMDSNDGYQVIKARTPQAELDKLYAALRNVTQGRAKIKAVFADYAPVPAEIQKKLTEAYKKMEAQPV, from the coding sequence ATGAAAATGTATGATGAAAAACACGTTAAAAACATTGTGCTCATTGGCGCTGCCAAGAGCGGCAAAACGACACTCGCCGAAGCCATGCTCTTCGAGGCGGGCATTATCGCCAAACGGGGCGCCGTTGAAGAGCGCAATACCGTAAGCGATTACCATGAAGTAGAGCATGAAAGAGGCAACTCCGTCTACGCTACCTGTATGCATACCGAGTGGCGTGATTACAAGATCAACATTATCGACACACCCGGGTTGGAGGATTTCGCCGGTGAGGTGACGGCTGCTGTGCGGGTGTGCGATACGGCGGTGTTGCTGCTCAATGCCGAATACGGGGTGGAAACGGGCACCGTGGTGATATGGGACTATGTTGACCGTTACCGTAAGCCGACCATCCTGGCCGTTAACCACCTGGATGGCGAGCATGCGAACTTTCAGCAGGTGGCGGAGCAGGCCAGGCAACGTTTCGGTAGCGCTGTTACAGTGATGCAATACCCTGTAAACCAGGGACCCGGCTTCAATGCGATCATCGACCTGTTGAAGATGACCTTATACCGCTTTCCGGAAGGCGGCGGCAAACCTGAAAAGCTGCCTATCCCCCCGGAGGAAGCCGAAACCGCCGCCCGTTTACACAACGAACTGGTAGAAAAGGCGGCGGAGAACGATGATGCGTTGATGGAAAAATACTTCGAACAGGGCAACCTGGATGAGGACGAGCTGCGGGAGGGGCTTAAAATCGGTATGATGCGCCACCAGGTGTTCCCGCTGTTCTGCCTCAGCGCCCGCCATAATATGGGCAGCGGCAGGCTGATGGGTTTTATCGATAACGTAGCGCCATCGGCCATGGATATGCCGGCCGAGCTAACAACGGACGGCCGCGAGATTAAATGTGACGCCGCCGGACCGGTTTGCCTGTTCGTATTCAGAACATTGCTCGAGCCGCACATCGGCCGGCTGTCATTCTTTAAGGTGATAAGCGGGGAGGTAAAGGCAGGGATGGAGTTGTATAACCAGAAGACCAGCACGACGGAGCGGTTGAACCAATTGTTCATTGCAGATGGCAAAAACCGGCAGAACGTGGAGAAGCTGCGGGCGGGTGACATCGGCTGTACGCTGAAACTGAAAAACACGTTCACCGATCACACCCTGGCGGACAAGGGTGCCGCGCTCGAGGTAGCGCCCCTGCATTTTCCCGCACCGAAGGTGCGCACCGCGATCGTGGCCAAAAACAAGTCGGACGATGAAAAGCTGGGAGAAGTGCTGGCCGAAATTCATATGGAAGACCCTACCCTGGAGGTGGAATACAACCGCGAGTTGCGCCAGGTGATCCTGCACGGCCAGGGCGACCTGCACCTGGCGATCACCAGATGGCGGCTGGAGCATATCTACCATATGCAGGTGGAGTACCTGCCTGCCCGCATTCCCTACCGGGAAACGATACAAAAGCAGGCGCAGGCTTCTTACCGGCATAAAAAGCAATCGGGCGGTGCAGGGCAGTTCGGGGAAGTGTTTATGAAAATAGAGCCTTATTTCGACGGAATGCCGCCTTTAAAGGAGCACCCTGTGCGCGAAACGGAGGAGATCGTGCTGAGCTGGGGAGGCAAACTTGTATTTAATAACTGCATCGTGGGCGGTGCTATCGATAACCGCTTTTTGCCAGCCATCCTTAAAGGGATTATGGAAAAGATGCAGGAAGGCCCGCTTACGGGCTCCTACGTACGCGACGTACGGGTAAGCGTGTACGACGGTAAAATGCACCCGGTCGACAGTAACGATATCTCTTTCAAGATTGCCGGCATGATGGCTTTCCGCGACGCCTTCCACCAGGCGGCCCCGCAGCTGCTCGAACCCGTGTTCGACCTGGAAGCGATAGCGCCCGATACGATGATGGGCGATATGATGAGCGAATTGCAAAGTCACCGCAGCCTTATCACGGGGATGGATAGCAATGATGGTTACCAGGTGATAAAGGCCCGCACCCCGCAGGCCGAGCTGGACAAACTGTATGCAGCGTTACGCAACGTTACCCAGGGCCGGGCGAAAATAAAGGCAGTATTTGCTGATTATGCGCCGGTGCCGGCAGAGATACAGAAGAAGTTAACGGAAGCGTATAAGAAAATGGAGGCGCAGCCGGTATAG
- a CDS encoding MutS-related protein, with the protein MLRFILEQETQWPTQITNGTIVVVENYLNAEIEPISSNSGPALLLSATVMKTIYAPDFGFIRFSFAQLLNLLRGFKHLVSVYNKDTTPAVLRSLVERAAHLLRQREFDDIMSLDDAGTLNYVQILRYDNLIRRKHKKVLWELTELYTRLDAYYSMAMAVRRFNLHFPSFREGNDPYIEVKGLYHIILPKPVSYDVTFDRDRHFMFLTGANMAGKTTFIKAVGVAVFLAHVGMGVPAQEMELSFFHGILSNIQVQDNIFKGESYFYSEVQRIKNTIIKISDGKNWLILIDEMFKGTNVEDAKNCSLAVIRGLLHNKHSLFILSTHLYEIADELQRDGQIIFKYFESEVIDDTLYFTYQLKDGIAKEKIGYLILKREKVLELLEGMKSN; encoded by the coding sequence ATGCTGCGGTTTATCCTGGAGCAGGAAACGCAATGGCCAACGCAGATCACGAACGGCACCATCGTAGTAGTAGAAAACTACCTGAATGCGGAAATAGAACCGATCTCCAGCAATAGCGGTCCGGCCCTGCTACTGAGCGCTACAGTCATGAAAACGATTTACGCGCCCGACTTCGGCTTCATCCGTTTCTCCTTTGCACAATTACTGAACCTGCTGCGAGGCTTTAAACACCTGGTGAGCGTTTATAATAAAGACACGACCCCGGCCGTATTACGAAGCCTGGTAGAGCGGGCAGCACATTTACTGCGCCAGCGCGAGTTTGATGACATCATGTCGCTCGATGACGCCGGTACGCTCAACTACGTACAGATCTTACGGTACGACAACCTCATCCGCAGGAAACATAAAAAGGTATTGTGGGAGCTAACGGAACTGTATACACGACTGGATGCATATTACAGCATGGCCATGGCCGTTCGCCGCTTCAACCTGCACTTCCCGTCGTTCCGCGAGGGCAATGACCCTTATATTGAAGTGAAAGGTTTGTATCACATCATATTGCCAAAACCTGTTTCGTACGATGTAACCTTCGATCGCGACAGGCATTTTATGTTCCTCACCGGCGCCAACATGGCGGGCAAAACCACCTTCATCAAAGCCGTGGGCGTGGCGGTATTCCTGGCGCATGTGGGCATGGGCGTACCGGCGCAGGAGATGGAACTGAGCTTCTTTCATGGTATTCTCAGTAACATCCAGGTGCAGGATAATATCTTTAAGGGAGAAAGTTATTTCTACAGTGAAGTGCAGCGCATCAAGAACACGATCATTAAGATCAGTGATGGTAAAAACTGGCTGATATTGATTGACGAAATGTTCAAAGGCACTAATGTGGAAGATGCTAAAAACTGTTCCCTGGCGGTGATCCGCGGATTGCTGCATAACAAACACTCTCTTTTTATATTATCGACACACCTGTACGAAATTGCAGATGAACTGCAACGTGACGGACAAATCATCTTTAAATACTTCGAGAGTGAAGTGATCGACGATACCCTTTATTTCACTTATCAATTGAAAGACGGCATCGCGAAAGAGAAGATCGGCTACCTGATTTTGAAACGAGAAAAGGTATTGGAACTGCTCGAAGGCATGAAGTCTAACTGA